The sequence GCTGAGCGACGCGCAACGCCTCGAGGCCGAACGTGAGGCGATGCTGGCAGCGGTCAGCACGATCGTCGGCCTCCTCGAGACGAGCGGCCACAGCTTCTCGACGGCGCCCACCGAAGTGCAGCTCTCACCGCCACCCAACTCTCCAGGTGACCAATCGATCTACACGATCACCTCCGATGACGGCACCGTCGTCACGATTACCCGCGAGGCCGATGGCATGAGCGTCTCGCTCACCGCAGACGGCGACCAGTACTTCTCGAACCTGCTACGCGACGCGCCCACCATCACCCGCAAGTCAACGGCTGTCCTGTCGAACTGTGGTGCCGAATGCACCCGTTCGATCGAGATCAACCCACCGTTCGTCGGCTTCGCCGCAACCGGCCAAGGCGACGGGTATGGCCCGCTCCTGTTCGACAAGGATCCGAGTTCCGACGGCATCGAAGAGATCTGGGCGGTCAACCATCACTCGAACAGCGGCTCGAACTACAACATCATCTGCATGAACGTCGAGACCAAGTCCGAATGCAGCGGCTCGAGCAACGTGCACTTCCCTTTGAACTACGACACTGCAAACCGTCCGACCGAGTACATCGCCCCGAACGGCAAGATCTACTTCGCCGCTCGTGATCGAGGAACCGACCGATCGGGTCTCGCATGTTTCGACGCCGCCACCCGCAGCTATTGCAGCACCCCATTCGTCGACCTCTTCGACTCGACGCAGAGCGGCTGGTCGGGTTGGATCAACGTGAACGGCCCGTGGGAGTACGACGGCGACCTGTACATCATCACCCAAGACGGCCAACTCGGTTGTGTCACCGCAGCGATGGCCCCCTGCTCCACCGCCACACAGAACCTCCCGGCGTTCGGTGACTCCCGTCTCGCAGGACTGCACGACGGCCAGAACTACGTGACGAACGGTGAACAGCTCGGCTCGAAGCTCTACATCACACAGAACACACAGACCGGCGTCATGTTCCAGTGTGTCGATCTCTCGAACGGGAGCTCGTGCTTCACTCCGGTGTTCAACAACACGCTCGGCAACGGAGGCGACGACAACCTGACCTTCTTCCGCTACGACACCGCTGGCAACGAGAGCGGCATCTGCGTGTACAACGTCGTCTCGGGGAACAGCGGTTGTGTCTCGCTGTCGGGTACCAATCTCGGAGCAATCTCGGGAATGTCGTCGGCATTCAGCAGCCTCTCGGGCAACTGGGGTGGCGACGCAATCAGCTGGGAAGGCAAACGAACCTTCCTCGCTGGCGGTAACTCGAACCGTGTCGGATGCTGGAGCTGGGAAGACGGCGGCGTGGCGTGCCCCAACGGTGCGACCCTCACCACCGACGCTGCATACACCGGCGCTGGCTCGGGTGTCCGTCCCTACGGCTTCGCCCAGATCTCCGAGTTCTGCATCATCGGGCTCGGG is a genomic window of Rhodothermales bacterium containing:
- a CDS encoding Tad domain-containing protein, with the translated sequence MILLLFIAAFATDLGAWYRQGQAQQRAADVGSLNGMQAYDREYKAYFETAGVQTWTQLSDAQRLEAEREAMLAAVSTIVGLLETSGHSFSTAPTEVQLSPPPNSPGDQSIYTITSDDGTVVTITREADGMSVSLTADGDQYFSNLLRDAPTITRKSTAVLSNCGAECTRSIEINPPFVGFAATGQGDGYGPLLFDKDPSSDGIEEIWAVNHHSNSGSNYNIICMNVETKSECSGSSNVHFPLNYDTANRPTEYIAPNGKIYFAARDRGTDRSGLACFDAATRSYCSTPFVDLFDSTQSGWSGWINVNGPWEYDGDLYIITQDGQLGCVTAAMAPCSTATQNLPAFGDSRLAGLHDGQNYVTNGEQLGSKLYITQNTQTGVMFQCVDLSNGSSCFTPVFNNTLGNGGDDNLTFFRYDTAGNESGICVYNVVSGNSGCVSLSGTNLGAISGMSSAFSSLSGNWGGDAISWEGKRTFLAGGNSNRVGCWSWEDGGVACPNGATLTTDAAYTGAGSGVRPYGFAQISEFCIIGLGHDSIFYSFNPDGFTPCVDAKLRTEILPCTCADGSNKWGEVRMPAELMAKVDQMWATISATDGGAAISSDLDRVELHNNGGIIDLRGVDQTLNKLYLTIEVNAKLDPSTGDP